In Erigeron canadensis isolate Cc75 chromosome 6, C_canadensis_v1, whole genome shotgun sequence, the following are encoded in one genomic region:
- the LOC122604537 gene encoding uncharacterized protein LOC122604537, translating to MATRSSRKKSLRGGDGSPSENGDPYNWLPDGWKVEFKARKSGYNKGKRYKCYVDFHGHKCYSKSQVLAYLDKIRTDNNAFIRIPDEAKRDCIKFMARYQEWGMRISKRREQSSEKVIVRKIIKVLNYHEICVESEMPDNDWPDWLPDDWVYSIFKAGGKKTKCYSTQGAPSFRYRYQVLAYLEKIGRKEAHENTDDANRSTLDLSMEPENEVIGSSPGEPPAKLATRNSKRKSLAMQGAEGVSARESGSSSVKESGAVELPWIIFCSAVGALYYRKIWEEDPKDVKLKEKLEVAEENVHHMRERFPKGVPEDWNYHHETASNIVSRRDGDSGGELISIATALEKKINEKRNRKRNCCYKQSDRELRWFGAMLNCQWASFRKKLRVENLHFSTDEVEFTKRFEAFGPVEEVQFPKDPETGHCEGLAHIEFYKLEHAKAAAQSLNGTQMAGQTIKIESYADHLKALPQGAKAAGLE from the exons atggcAACTAGAAGCAGCAGGAAGAAATCCCTG AGAGGTGGAGATGGATCTCCTTCTGAAAATGGTGATCCTTATAATTGGCTACCTGATGGATGGAAGGTGGAATTCAAGGCCCGAAAAAGTGGTTACAATAAAGGAAAGAGATACAAG tGCTACGTTGATTTCCATGGACACAAGTGTTATTCTAAGTCGCAAGTGTTGGCTTATCTTGACAAGATTCGCACT gatAATAATGCCTTTATACGGATACCTGATGAAGCTAAGCGTGACTGCATAAAATTTATG GCGCGGTATCAAGAATGGGGGATGAGAATATCTAAGAGAAGAGAGCAAAGTTCTGAAAAAGTTATAGTACGTAAG ATTATCAAGGTACTAAACTATCATGAGATATGTGTGGAATCGGAAATGCCGGACAATGACTGGCCGGATTGGCTACCTGATGACTGGGTTTATAGTATCTTTAAGGCCGGTGGAAAAAAAACCAAA TGTTACTCGACTCAAGGAGCACCCTCGTTTAGGTATAGATATCAAGTGTTGGCTTATCTTGAGAAGATTGGTAGGAAAGAAGCTCATGAGAACACT gatgATGCCAATAGATCAACTTTAGACTTGTCGATGGAGCCAGAAAATGAAGTTATTGGATCGTCACCTGGAGAACCGCCTGCGAAACTGGCAACTAGAAATAGCAAGAGGAAATCCCTG GCGATGCAGGGAGCTGAAGGTGTTTCAGCCAGAGAATCTGGAAGTAGCAGTGTGAAAGAATCTG gagCAGTTGAACTGCCCTGGATTATATTTTGTTCTGCCGTCGGGGCCCTTTATTACAGAAAAATCTGGGAGGAAGACCCAAAAGATGTGAAGCTAAAGGAAAAATTGGAAGTGGCCGAGGAAAATGTTCATCATATGAGGGAACGCTTCCCGAAAGGCGTGCCAGAAGACTGGAATTA CCACCATGAGACTGCCAGCAACATTGTCTCCAGGAGAGACGGAGATAGTGGAGGAGAGCTGATTTCTATTGCTACTGCTCTGGAGAAAAAGATAAATGAGAAGCGTAACAGAAAGAGGAATTGTTGTT ATAAGCAATCTGATCGCGAGTTGCGCTGGTTCGGGGCCATGCTAAATTGTCAATGGGCAAGTTTTCGTAAGAAACTTCGTGTTGAAAATTTGCATTTTAGCACGGATGAAGTGGAGTTCACGAAG AGATTTGAAGCTTTTGGCCCAGTGGAGGAGGTTCAGTTCCCAAAGGATCCTGAAACAGGACATTGTGAAGGACTTGCGCATATTGAA ttttataaacttgaGCATGCAAAGGCAGCAGCACAAAGTTTAAATGGGACACAGATGGCTGGGCAGACTATTAAG ATAGAGTCATATGCTGATCATCTTAAGGCACTACCCCAGGGAGCAAAAGCAGCAGGTTTG GAGTAA